The region GCCGGGCAGCGGCACGCCGTCGATCGCGGACCGCACGACCTCCCGCATGTAGTCGACGTCCGGGCGCGAGGTGTCGAACTTGCCGTCGTTCTCGTTCGGGTCCGGCAGGTTCGGGTCGAACGACACGCTCTCCAGGGAGAACCCGTCGCCCGCCAGCGACACCAGCGCCGGCAGCACCTGCTGCGGCAGGTTGGTCTCGATGTTGTCCGTCGTCACCCTGGCCACGGCCTGGAAGTTCGTCAGCAGGTCCGTCGGGCTCCGCTGGTGCAGCACCGCCTGGATCAGGCAGCGCTGGCGGCCCATCCGCTGGTAGTCGTTGCTGTCCCGGCGGGAGCGGGCGAACCAGAGCGCGTCCTCGCCCTTGAGCGTCTGCACGCCGGGCTGGATGTAGCCGTCC is a window of Pseudonocardia sp. T1-2H DNA encoding:
- a CDS encoding LCP family protein — its product is MTGLPIDYYLEINMAGFSALIDAVGGVTVDVGPDPIPINGVTADGQHVKPDGYIQPGVQTLKGEDALWFARSRRDSNDYQRMGRQRCLIQAVLHQRSPTDLLTNFQAVARVTTDNIETNLPQQVLPALVSLAGDGFSLESVSFDPNLPDPNENDGKFDTSRPDVDYMREVVRSAIDGVPLPGSKPSTSAAPSTTPAPSTSAGASASAAPQPATAAPESLADSCASVSAGDTAGEPGPAS